One uncultured Alphaproteobacteria bacterium genomic region harbors:
- a CDS encoding conserved membrane hypothetical protein (Evidence 4 : Homologs of previously reported genes of unknown function), with amino-acid sequence MIRTARPAALGLVLAILALALATLGGTVVAAIDFGLGGKQALALGGVMLERRATYAALFAMAGVALTASALALTVRPGTVRGVALAALAMLGGAIPAHFAAVGAARLARTEIVDASATAYAARPATAYPDAGRIRTLIDLPSAEAAAVRRTALIELIWKTPELPPTLPAQVQPDFPDPTGGRLRNLARDTRLTIPMEHGFAAVVDYFTPKTPSGAPVLYNHGHVGNHLADDALAVIDALLADGHPVAAFTMPGRAPNLVPSTLTTVRAGEIPPAFDHDTYAYLETPDFSPLKLFLQPLVATVNWLKDAPDGPRAAEVDAVGFSGGGWTVTVAAAVDPRIVRSFPVAGSLPLYLMAAAPNARLGDYEQLHPALLARANFLELYVLGGAGAGRRQVQILNQFDGCCYRGVGARDYAPVVAEAAARLGGGYDLLLTDGTRHEVNAEALARIRAGLR; translated from the coding sequence ATGATCCGTACCGCGCGCCCTGCCGCCCTCGGCCTCGTTCTCGCCATTCTCGCGCTGGCTCTCGCCACGCTCGGCGGCACGGTGGTGGCGGCGATCGATTTCGGGCTCGGCGGCAAGCAGGCGCTCGCGCTCGGCGGCGTGATGCTGGAACGGCGCGCCACCTACGCGGCCCTGTTCGCGATGGCGGGCGTGGCGCTGACGGCGTCGGCACTGGCGCTGACGGTGCGGCCGGGAACCGTGCGCGGCGTGGCCCTGGCCGCGCTGGCGATGCTCGGCGGGGCGATCCCGGCGCATTTCGCCGCGGTGGGCGCGGCGCGGCTGGCGCGGACCGAGATCGTCGACGCCAGCGCGACCGCCTACGCCGCGCGGCCCGCCACCGCGTATCCGGATGCCGGGCGGATCCGCACCCTGATCGACCTGCCCTCGGCGGAAGCGGCGGCGGTCCGGCGCACGGCGCTGATCGAACTGATCTGGAAGACGCCGGAGCTGCCCCCCACCCTGCCCGCGCAGGTGCAACCGGATTTCCCCGATCCCACCGGCGGCCGCCTCCGCAACCTCGCGCGCGACACCCGGCTGACGATCCCGATGGAGCACGGGTTCGCCGCGGTGGTCGACTACTTCACCCCGAAGACGCCCTCGGGCGCGCCGGTTCTCTACAATCACGGACATGTCGGCAACCACCTTGCCGACGACGCGCTGGCAGTGATCGACGCGCTGCTGGCCGACGGCCACCCGGTAGCGGCGTTCACCATGCCCGGCCGCGCTCCGAACCTGGTGCCGTCGACGTTGACCACGGTTCGCGCGGGCGAGATCCCCCCGGCCTTCGATCACGATACCTACGCCTATCTCGAAACCCCGGACTTCTCGCCGCTCAAGCTGTTTCTCCAGCCGCTGGTGGCGACCGTCAACTGGCTCAAGGACGCGCCCGACGGTCCGCGCGCCGCCGAGGTCGACGCGGTCGGCTTCTCCGGCGGCGGCTGGACCGTCACCGTCGCCGCGGCGGTCGACCCGCGCATCGTGCGGAGCTTTCCGGTCGCCGGGTCGCTGCCGCTCTATCTGATGGCGGCGGCGCCCAACGCCCGCCTCGGCGACTACGAACAGCTCCATCCCGCCCTGCTCGCGCGCGCCAATTTCCTCGAACTGTACGTGCTCGGCGGTGCGGGTGCGGGACGGCGGCAGGTGCAGATCCTCAACCAGTTCGACGGCTGCTGCTACCGCGGCGTCGGCGCCCGCGACTATGCGCCGGTGGTGGCGGAAGCGGCGGCGCGCCTCGGCGGCGGTTACGACCTTCTGCTCACCGACGGCACCCGGCACGAAGTCAACGCCGAGGCCCTCGCGCGGATCCGCGCCGGGTTGCGCTGA
- a CDS encoding hypothetical protein (Evidence 5 : No homology to any previously reported sequences): MEWLRKFWRRHVVAPIPEGMERCGVCNKTACDDAHFQACPSRLKPSSAPDETPPA; encoded by the coding sequence ATGGAGTGGTTGCGGAAATTCTGGCGACGCCATGTCGTCGCCCCGATCCCCGAAGGGATGGAGCGCTGCGGCGTCTGCAACAAGACCGCCTGCGACGACGCCCATTTCCAGGCCTGCCCCTCGCGGCTGAAGCCGTCGTCTGCTCCCGACGAGACCCCACCGGCCTGA
- a CDS encoding Integrase/recombinase codes for MASIDARGPYQYRARIRRKAGDRVVTISKTFTNLTDAQTWAMIQEGKVVGDEYVDRKLVQATTVRQACEWFKDRIAPKDRKTEKRMPKTAHAKNQLSRLRYWCASEFADWSLVSLKPWDLIEWRDELLSEGECAAQTIVHRLNTLSQVYVNFALAQKVELTNPVGEKVRPSLGQGRDRRLSPHPDAGGDDEETRLLKACGGGTRPWLRAAVIISLETAMRQAELAGLTWDRVMLNAEYPHCDLPRTKNERPRRVPLSTRAIAAMRSLLPENVAVLGKRKVFPVETPRAFGHAWRDVVNDENFPNLRWHDLRHEAISRLFERTDLRDNEIMAISGHLRPEMLTRYTHLRADRLGVRLG; via the coding sequence ATGGCCAGCATCGACGCGCGCGGCCCATATCAGTACCGCGCCAGGATCCGCCGCAAGGCCGGCGATCGTGTCGTCACCATTTCTAAAACCTTCACCAATCTGACGGACGCGCAGACCTGGGCGATGATCCAGGAGGGGAAGGTGGTCGGTGACGAATACGTGGACCGCAAGTTGGTCCAGGCAACCACCGTCCGGCAAGCTTGCGAGTGGTTCAAGGATCGGATCGCACCGAAGGACCGCAAAACCGAAAAGCGGATGCCGAAGACGGCGCACGCGAAAAACCAGCTCTCGCGATTGCGCTACTGGTGCGCCTCGGAGTTTGCCGACTGGTCGCTGGTGTCGTTGAAACCGTGGGATCTGATCGAGTGGCGCGACGAGCTTTTGAGCGAAGGCGAGTGCGCCGCGCAGACGATCGTTCATCGCCTCAACACGCTCTCTCAGGTCTATGTGAATTTTGCGCTGGCTCAGAAGGTGGAGCTGACCAATCCGGTGGGAGAAAAGGTGCGCCCATCGCTGGGGCAGGGTCGTGATAGACGCTTGAGTCCCCACCCCGATGCCGGCGGTGACGACGAAGAGACGCGTCTCCTGAAAGCCTGCGGGGGCGGCACGCGCCCATGGTTGCGTGCCGCGGTGATCATCAGCCTCGAAACGGCAATGCGCCAAGCCGAGCTGGCGGGGCTGACATGGGACCGGGTGATGCTGAACGCCGAGTACCCGCACTGCGACCTGCCTCGCACCAAGAACGAACGTCCGCGGCGTGTGCCGCTCTCAACGCGGGCGATCGCGGCTATGCGTAGCCTTCTCCCCGAGAATGTCGCCGTTCTTGGCAAACGGAAGGTGTTCCCGGTCGAAACGCCCCGTGCTTTCGGCCACGCCTGGCGTGATGTCGTAAACGACGAGAACTTTCCGAACCTCCGTTGGCACGACCTCCGCCATGAGGCAATCAGCCGCCTGTTCGAGCGCACCGACCTCCGCGACAACGAAATCATGGCGATCAGTGGTCATCTCCGTCCGGAAATGCTCACCCGTTATACGCACCTCCGTGCGGATCGGTTGGGAGTAAGGTTGGGGTGA
- a CDS encoding Chorismate mutase translates to MTAAPTLPELQQLRASIDNIDAALIYLLSERFKCTKRVGVLKAEHALPPSDPAREKTQIARLRTLAHDADLDPEFAEKFLNFVIREVIRHHEAAQKG, encoded by the coding sequence ATGACCGCAGCGCCGACCCTTCCCGAACTCCAGCAGCTTCGCGCCAGCATCGACAACATCGACGCGGCGCTGATCTACCTCCTCTCCGAGCGCTTCAAGTGCACCAAGCGCGTCGGCGTGCTGAAGGCCGAGCATGCCCTGCCGCCCTCCGATCCGGCGCGCGAGAAGACCCAGATCGCCCGGCTGCGTACGCTCGCCCACGACGCCGACCTCGACCCCGAATTCGCCGAAAAGTTCCTGAACTTCGTCATCCGGGAGGTCATCCGCCACCACGAGGCGGCGCAGAAGGGGTGA
- a CDS encoding conserved hypothetical protein (Evidence 4 : Homologs of previously reported genes of unknown function) codes for MRVAMSLPDIDFNAIRLHRGVKSDAFEELCCQLAGDEAKTLGARFVRKGRGADGGVEAFAILPNGREVGWQVKYYWQIDTALKSLKESLDRALDKHPAMDRFIACIPFDPADSRKANTISALEKWDAWSKAEIAEAAKANRTIEIQLWPAQGLRDRLMADPKAAGRIAFWFDETLLTEAWFAEKLVRAVKALGARYTPSTNIKLPIRHAVLALTGDPSFREELRQLTANLADARSRAPDDAGAEADAARRAVDVAIDAMQTVVDQEPDELPQADLATRLAEAERATARWRLSDHRANHRTQASTDISRLHGRVADARERLASHRWTLVNARRLLVTGQGGRGKSHLLADACKHQIDADAPALLVVSHLLRDDDPWTQIVSSLDLPRHLRVEEFLGALNSAARAAGVRALVVIDGINERDGQALWSARLATFLHDVESFPYISVVLSCRTTYIETTVPPEIDPSVLPRLEHVGFSTSDAARYLDMRGVTTLDAPWPLAEFDTPLFLKTLCDGLALSGQTTLPKGSQGVSSIFRLYAQAVTGAVERAMGLTAKLRHGSQLISALAREITRTGEAYIAYLRANEIAQSILPSDGRAERDLLFQLIAAGLLTTDMDGDSEVVRFTFERFGDFAVAEGLIEGCKDAKALEARLQENSPLATTLNGDAGYVEGVLEALAVLVPERFGIELLDLPIPIQTTWEAVQAFEVSLKTREATAFTDRTWDLVQRRCGVEGEWDARIRLASEPDAAQNAEALHARLKAMPMPKRDATWSIHLAGSSGAADQLSDWALRPRDGHLVESRALLVAITLTWFLSTSNRGLRDRSTKALVAILADQPALVAPLLERFIDVDDAYVIERLLCAIYGAALQGRWAKDAAALAVKVVDQEVFILRPPPVNCLAREHGRLLIRWAIVHGVLPADYDTSPSNGPFTSPWPIEHVPDTVIEGFTHIRPSGYVGRDAIVASCVENGDFARYVLDRVVDSWSPALRGTNPLPTREALHDAWQRDFDAIATPAMQAAYASLIQALEEDYKDSPWHEGPKAEAAKAAFAAATGSHMFERWREEAANWRRSGMYQGLQPRNHAEFNLAWARRWVCLRAHQLGWSQALHGAFDDTISNDRMSHHAERLGKKYQWLALYELCARMADNLEPVKSGIGNEPNELRAIDPSLLAGARFSENDEETDDDGDNDTVPLEVPEWEPSILLPPVNLDEALVWRDELEDVPDGLEAIELNVDDRPWLVLKDFKNWRGGPETLNRQMSRFITCFVIRHADLTDFLKLVEGEPELDHDHLLEGKGSVFWRSYLGEHPWLWPEEPDDGWNRPWIPRTQRSAKGVKVRGTTIGYLAEDRGYDQSLAVPVEARLPCPWLMKALDLHLGDGRAIEYVDSDNRVIFQDPTAENGSTTTALIDRAAFLELLSREKLAAVWLITGEKNVYGQPYGDGFGGRRHYARVAHSAGRSLTIRDRGTKLSPPSAAQLQALRKPQPASV; via the coding sequence ATGCGGGTCGCCATGTCGCTCCCAGATATCGATTTCAACGCCATTCGCCTCCACCGTGGGGTGAAGTCCGACGCCTTCGAGGAACTATGCTGTCAGCTCGCTGGGGATGAGGCAAAGACCCTGGGCGCGCGGTTCGTGCGCAAGGGTCGAGGTGCCGACGGGGGCGTGGAAGCGTTTGCTATCCTGCCGAACGGCCGCGAAGTCGGCTGGCAGGTCAAATACTACTGGCAAATCGACACGGCCTTGAAGAGCCTGAAGGAGTCTCTGGACCGGGCGCTTGACAAACACCCGGCGATGGACCGGTTCATTGCCTGCATTCCATTCGATCCCGCTGACAGCCGAAAGGCGAACACGATCAGCGCGCTCGAGAAATGGGACGCCTGGAGCAAGGCCGAAATCGCCGAAGCGGCCAAGGCAAACCGCACGATAGAGATCCAGCTCTGGCCGGCGCAGGGCCTCAGAGACCGTCTCATGGCGGATCCAAAGGCAGCCGGACGGATCGCCTTCTGGTTCGACGAGACCCTCCTCACGGAGGCGTGGTTTGCCGAGAAGCTCGTTCGCGCAGTGAAGGCGCTTGGCGCCCGCTACACCCCCTCCACCAACATCAAACTACCGATCCGCCATGCGGTCCTGGCGCTGACAGGCGATCCGAGCTTCCGTGAGGAACTGAGGCAGCTAACCGCGAACTTGGCGGACGCCCGGTCCCGCGCTCCCGACGATGCCGGGGCCGAGGCGGATGCTGCGCGAAGAGCGGTCGATGTCGCGATCGACGCCATGCAGACCGTTGTCGACCAAGAACCAGACGAGCTTCCCCAGGCGGACTTGGCTACCCGATTGGCTGAGGCCGAACGGGCGACAGCCCGCTGGCGTCTTTCCGATCATCGCGCCAACCACCGGACGCAGGCCTCGACCGACATCAGCCGTCTCCACGGTCGGGTGGCGGACGCGCGCGAACGGCTTGCGTCACACCGGTGGACGCTCGTTAACGCCCGACGCCTCCTGGTGACGGGTCAGGGCGGTCGGGGCAAGTCTCATCTGCTCGCCGACGCCTGTAAGCATCAGATTGATGCGGACGCCCCTGCACTACTGGTTGTTTCGCATCTTCTCAGAGATGACGATCCGTGGACTCAAATCGTCTCGAGTCTCGATCTGCCGAGGCATCTGCGGGTCGAGGAGTTTCTAGGTGCCCTGAACTCGGCAGCCCGGGCCGCCGGCGTCCGCGCGCTGGTCGTGATCGACGGCATTAACGAACGGGATGGCCAAGCCCTGTGGTCGGCGCGGCTGGCGACGTTCCTTCATGATGTGGAGTCCTTCCCCTACATCAGCGTCGTCCTGTCGTGCCGGACCACCTATATCGAGACAACTGTCCCACCTGAGATCGACCCGTCGGTGCTGCCCCGGCTCGAGCATGTCGGCTTTTCGACTTCGGACGCCGCTCGATATCTCGACATGCGGGGTGTGACGACGCTCGATGCGCCCTGGCCGTTGGCCGAGTTTGATACGCCCCTGTTCCTCAAGACGCTTTGCGACGGGCTCGCCTTGTCCGGTCAAACCACGCTGCCCAAAGGATCGCAGGGGGTCTCGTCAATTTTCAGGCTCTACGCTCAAGCGGTCACGGGCGCGGTCGAGCGAGCCATGGGGCTAACCGCGAAGCTGAGACATGGGAGCCAGCTGATCTCGGCGCTCGCGCGTGAGATTACCCGCACCGGGGAAGCTTACATTGCCTATCTTCGGGCCAACGAGATCGCCCAATCCATCCTACCAAGCGATGGCCGCGCAGAACGGGATCTGCTCTTCCAACTGATCGCCGCCGGCCTGCTAACGACGGATATGGACGGCGACAGCGAAGTCGTCCGCTTCACCTTCGAGCGATTTGGCGATTTCGCGGTCGCCGAGGGGTTGATCGAAGGTTGCAAGGACGCGAAAGCGCTTGAAGCGCGTCTTCAGGAGAACAGTCCGCTGGCGACAACCCTGAATGGTGATGCGGGCTACGTGGAAGGCGTTCTGGAGGCTTTGGCGGTGTTGGTGCCTGAGCGTTTTGGCATCGAACTTCTGGACCTTCCAATTCCCATACAGACGACGTGGGAAGCGGTCCAGGCCTTTGAGGTGAGCCTGAAGACTCGTGAGGCGACGGCCTTCACGGACCGTACCTGGGACCTCGTCCAGCGGCGTTGCGGGGTCGAGGGAGAGTGGGACGCCCGGATCCGACTGGCAAGCGAACCGGATGCAGCGCAGAACGCGGAAGCGCTGCACGCCCGCCTCAAGGCCATGCCCATGCCGAAGCGCGACGCGACGTGGTCGATCCACCTTGCGGGATCCAGTGGTGCGGCCGATCAGCTAAGCGATTGGGCTCTGAGGCCTCGCGATGGTCATCTGGTCGAGTCCCGCGCGCTCTTGGTAGCCATCACCCTCACCTGGTTTTTGTCGACAAGCAATCGGGGCTTGCGCGATCGGTCGACTAAAGCCTTAGTCGCCATCCTTGCCGACCAACCGGCGCTCGTCGCCCCGCTCCTTGAGCGTTTCATCGACGTCGACGACGCCTATGTCATCGAACGCCTGTTGTGCGCGATCTATGGGGCGGCCCTGCAGGGTCGGTGGGCCAAGGACGCCGCCGCTCTCGCGGTCAAGGTGGTCGACCAGGAGGTCTTCATTCTGCGACCACCGCCGGTGAACTGTCTCGCACGTGAACACGGCCGTCTGCTGATCCGGTGGGCGATCGTTCACGGCGTTCTTCCGGCGGACTACGACACCTCCCCCTCCAACGGGCCCTTCACCTCTCCTTGGCCGATCGAACATGTGCCGGACACGGTGATCGAGGGCTTCACGCACATCCGGCCCAGCGGCTACGTTGGTCGCGACGCCATCGTCGCTTCCTGCGTCGAGAACGGCGACTTCGCTCGATATGTACTGGACCGTGTTGTCGACAGCTGGAGTCCCGCATTGCGCGGGACCAACCCTCTGCCCACTCGCGAGGCGCTCCACGATGCTTGGCAGCGGGATTTCGACGCCATAGCCACGCCGGCGATGCAGGCTGCGTACGCGAGCCTAATCCAGGCCCTTGAGGAAGATTACAAGGACTCGCCCTGGCATGAGGGGCCGAAGGCCGAAGCTGCCAAGGCGGCGTTCGCGGCTGCGACCGGCTCGCATATGTTCGAGCGATGGCGCGAGGAGGCGGCGAACTGGCGTCGAAGCGGAATGTACCAAGGTCTCCAGCCGCGTAACCATGCCGAATTCAATCTCGCCTGGGCACGACGCTGGGTCTGTCTGCGCGCTCATCAGCTTGGCTGGTCGCAGGCGCTCCACGGCGCTTTTGACGACACCATTAGCAACGACCGGATGTCCCATCACGCCGAACGGCTCGGGAAGAAGTATCAGTGGTTGGCTCTCTACGAGTTGTGCGCTCGTATGGCCGACAATCTGGAGCCCGTGAAAAGCGGGATCGGAAACGAGCCTAACGAACTGCGCGCGATCGATCCTTCCCTGCTCGCTGGCGCGCGGTTCAGCGAGAACGACGAAGAGACCGATGACGACGGCGATAACGACACGGTGCCCCTCGAAGTCCCTGAATGGGAGCCATCGATCCTCTTGCCGCCGGTCAATCTCGACGAAGCTTTGGTTTGGAGAGACGAACTTGAAGATGTTCCGGACGGCCTGGAGGCCATCGAACTCAATGTCGATGATCGGCCATGGCTGGTCCTTAAGGATTTCAAAAACTGGCGCGGCGGACCGGAAACCCTGAATCGGCAGATGTCGCGATTCATCACCTGCTTCGTTATCCGGCACGCAGATCTTACAGACTTCCTCAAGCTGGTGGAGGGCGAACCCGAGCTGGATCACGATCACCTTCTGGAGGGGAAGGGAAGCGTTTTCTGGCGGAGCTACCTTGGTGAACATCCATGGCTGTGGCCCGAGGAGCCGGATGACGGCTGGAACCGGCCATGGATCCCGCGCACTCAACGCAGTGCCAAAGGCGTGAAGGTGCGCGGCACGACCATCGGATATCTCGCGGAAGACCGCGGGTACGATCAGTCGCTCGCTGTGCCGGTTGAAGCCCGCCTGCCGTGCCCGTGGCTGATGAAGGCGCTCGACCTGCATCTCGGCGACGGACGCGCCATCGAATACGTGGACAGCGACAATCGAGTCATCTTCCAAGATCCGACTGCGGAAAACGGCTCGACTACCACCGCGTTGATCGATCGGGCAGCCTTTCTGGAACTCCTCTCCCGGGAAAAGCTGGCTGCCGTCTGGTTGATCACCGGAGAGAAGAACGTGTATGGCCAACCATACGGAGATGGCTTCGGTGGCCGACGCCACTATGCCCGGGTTGCCCACTCCGCAGGGCGTTCGCTTACGATCCGTGATCGGGGGACCAAACTGTCACCTCCCTCGGCGGCGCAGCTACAGGCCTTGCGAA
- a CDS encoding conserved hypothetical protein (Evidence 4 : Homologs of previously reported genes of unknown function), translating into MREDDIESLRAEVRQQMDDLNRSLAAIEYRAVPLAEGDEIGALIAALRPEAGARPLIRLGGTGDGGYLVPDDLDGVVTCFSPGVSDRAEFDLALADRGARVFLADASVDGPPVSHPRFRFEKRFLGDALQPGRIRLADWVAANADPADSEMLLQMDIEGDEYRVLLDTPPSLLRRFRILVIEFHDLGSLLHGATLRFHRHLFARLLRDFAVVHIHPNNATPVARFGGIEIPEVMEFTFHRRDRHLPSGRRLEFPHPLDSANLDSRPDLVLPACWRPAEIS; encoded by the coding sequence GTGCGCGAAGACGACATCGAATCTCTCCGCGCGGAAGTCCGGCAACAGATGGACGACCTCAACCGTTCGCTCGCCGCGATCGAGTACCGTGCGGTGCCGCTCGCGGAGGGCGACGAAATCGGGGCGCTGATCGCGGCCCTGCGCCCGGAGGCGGGAGCGCGGCCGCTGATCCGCCTCGGCGGCACGGGCGACGGCGGCTATCTCGTTCCCGACGACCTCGACGGCGTCGTCACCTGCTTCTCCCCCGGCGTTTCCGACCGCGCGGAATTCGACCTCGCCCTCGCGGACCGCGGCGCCCGGGTGTTCCTCGCCGACGCCTCGGTGGACGGCCCGCCGGTATCCCACCCCCGCTTCCGCTTCGAAAAGCGTTTTCTCGGCGACGCGCTCCAGCCCGGACGCATCCGCCTCGCCGACTGGGTCGCCGCCAACGCCGACCCGGCGGACTCCGAGATGTTGTTGCAGATGGACATCGAGGGCGACGAATACCGCGTTCTCCTCGACACCCCGCCGTCGCTGCTGCGGCGCTTCCGCATCCTGGTGATCGAATTCCACGATCTCGGCTCGCTGCTCCACGGCGCCACGTTGCGGTTCCACCGCCATCTGTTCGCGCGCCTGCTGCGCGATTTCGCGGTGGTGCACATCCACCCGAACAACGCCACCCCGGTGGCGCGCTTCGGCGGGATCGAAATCCCCGAGGTGATGGAGTTCACCTTCCATCGCCGCGACCGCCACCTCCCGAGCGGCCGCCGCCTGGAGTTCCCCCACCCACTCGACTCCGCGAATCTCGACTCCCGGCCCGATCTCGTCCTGCCCGCGTGCTGGCGACCGGCCGAAATCTCTTGA
- the metZ gene encoding O-succinylhomoserine sulfhydrylase, with the protein MTSPDPETLDLSTRLIRAGHLRSPHKETAEAIYMNSGYVYDSAEEAEAAFDGSAPRFVYSRVGSPTVKMFEERLAAAEGAKICHATATGMAAVQAVLTGLVKAGDRIVAGRALFTSCRWILSDFLPRFGVTVDFVDATDLAAWEVALARPATLVLVESPTNPTMEVIDIAAVAALAHAAGAKVIVDNVFATPLLQHPFALGADLVVYSATKHIDGQGRCLGGAILCNDPEWAEQTYGVFLRHTGPTLSPFNAWTLLKGLETLELRVERACATARAVAEFLETRPEVARVLYPGLASHPQHALAMRQMSGSGGPMLSFTLAGGKTAAFAMMNRLRLIDISNNLGDAKSLIAHPCTSTHQSRPEAERLECGITPDLVRLSIGLESAKDLIADLGQALDG; encoded by the coding sequence ATGACTTCCCCCGATCCCGAAACCCTCGACCTTTCCACCCGCCTGATCCGCGCGGGGCATCTGCGCAGCCCCCACAAGGAAACCGCCGAAGCGATCTACATGAACTCGGGCTACGTCTACGACAGCGCCGAGGAGGCCGAAGCCGCGTTCGACGGCTCCGCGCCCCGGTTCGTCTACTCCCGGGTCGGTTCGCCGACGGTGAAGATGTTCGAGGAGCGCCTCGCCGCCGCCGAGGGCGCGAAGATCTGCCACGCCACCGCCACCGGCATGGCGGCGGTGCAGGCGGTGCTCACCGGCCTCGTCAAGGCGGGCGACCGGATCGTCGCCGGGCGCGCGCTGTTCACCTCGTGCCGCTGGATCCTTTCGGATTTCCTGCCGCGTTTCGGCGTGACCGTCGACTTCGTCGACGCTACCGATCTCGCGGCGTGGGAGGTGGCGCTCGCCCGCCCCGCGACCCTGGTTCTGGTGGAGAGCCCCACCAACCCGACGATGGAAGTGATCGACATCGCCGCGGTGGCCGCGCTCGCTCACGCCGCCGGAGCGAAGGTGATCGTCGACAACGTGTTCGCGACGCCGCTGCTGCAGCACCCGTTCGCGCTCGGCGCGGATCTCGTGGTCTACTCCGCCACCAAGCACATCGACGGCCAGGGCCGATGTCTCGGCGGCGCGATTCTCTGCAACGATCCGGAGTGGGCGGAGCAGACCTACGGCGTGTTCCTGCGCCACACCGGCCCGACCCTCTCCCCCTTCAACGCATGGACCCTGCTGAAGGGCCTGGAAACCCTGGAACTGCGGGTGGAGCGCGCCTGCGCCACAGCCCGGGCGGTCGCCGAATTCCTGGAGACGCGGCCCGAGGTGGCGCGGGTGCTGTATCCGGGCCTCGCCTCCCACCCGCAGCACGCGCTCGCGATGCGGCAGATGAGCGGCTCGGGCGGGCCGATGCTGAGCTTCACGCTCGCGGGCGGCAAGACCGCCGCGTTCGCGATGATGAACCGGCTGCGGCTGATCGACATTTCCAACAATCTCGGCGACGCCAAGAGCCTGATCGCTCACCCCTGCACCTCGACGCACCAGAGCCGCCCGGAGGCCGAACGCCTGGAATGCGGCATCACCCCCGACCTGGTGCGGCTGTCGATCGGCCTCGAAAGCGCGAAGGACCTGATCGCCGACCTCGGCCAGGCCCTCGACGGCTGA
- the folE gene encoding GTP cyclohydrolase 1, which yields MNTLSKSAKPELAANHAATRPTREEAEEAIRTLLRWAGDDPSREGLIDTPARVARAYEEFFAGYDVDPDEYLRRTFEEVEGYDEMVMLRDIRVESYCEHHMVPIIGRAHVAYMPKKRVVGISKLARVVEAYAKRLQIQEKLTVQIADTINKVLEPSGVAVVIEASHQCMTTRGVHKPGVSMITSHMIGVFRSNSDTRKEFMALLAASGGNPLHP from the coding sequence GTGAACACGCTGTCCAAATCCGCCAAACCCGAACTCGCCGCCAACCATGCGGCGACGCGGCCGACCCGCGAAGAGGCGGAAGAGGCGATCCGCACCCTGCTGCGCTGGGCGGGCGACGACCCCTCCCGCGAGGGCCTGATCGACACGCCGGCGCGGGTCGCCCGCGCCTACGAAGAATTCTTCGCGGGGTACGACGTCGACCCCGACGAATACCTGCGCCGCACCTTCGAGGAGGTCGAGGGTTACGACGAGATGGTGATGCTGCGCGACATCCGCGTCGAGAGCTATTGCGAGCACCACATGGTGCCGATCATCGGCCGCGCGCACGTCGCCTATATGCCGAAGAAACGCGTCGTCGGCATCAGCAAGCTCGCCCGCGTCGTCGAGGCCTACGCCAAGCGGTTGCAGATCCAGGAAAAGCTCACGGTGCAGATCGCCGACACCATCAACAAGGTGCTGGAGCCCTCCGGCGTCGCGGTGGTGATCGAGGCGAGCCACCAGTGCATGACCACCCGCGGCGTCCACAAGCCCGGGGTGTCGATGATCACCAGCCACATGATCGGGGTGTTCCGCAGCAACTCGGATACCCGCAAGGAATTCATGGCGCTGCTTGCCGCCTCGGGCGGAAACCCGCTGCATCCGTAA